DNA sequence from the Malus domestica chromosome 06, GDT2T_hap1 genome:
TTTGAGTAGCTGcatccttctccttcttttcaTCAGCTATCTCAACCACAGTCGATGACTCTGGGATAGTAAACCCAGTCTCTACAAGATCCCAAAGTCCATGAGACCTGAGAATGGTTCGCATTCTGATATTCCAGAATTCATAGTTCTCGCCATTGAAAATGGGAGTACGAAGTTCAGAACTCATTGATCCagccatgttagacacagatCTTCGatttgaagatttaagaaaCTCGATTCTTCAGCGATTCACTGAAGAACCCAGAAAACACAGATTCACGCCCAGATTAAAACGATGAAccaggctctgaggccatgttagcgTTCTATGGAATTGCAGAGtacaaaaaacaagaagaaatcaataagattttgatttctatcaagaacacaaaagaaaaatggagatgCCAGGAAGATGAAGAGCTCTGTGTATTTTCTGATTTCATTCAGCTATGACTGAAATGATTAATTAGCTACAAACATAGAGTGGGGAAGATATATCCGTTTGAAGGCACACTACCACACCCATTACACAAACTCACGTGTATTTCACATGCTCACATATGAGTGAGATGTTATACCATGAGACACACATATATTTGGCCTATTAGCTTTGATTTAATCTCAGCCTTACATTTCAAaactaagagaaaaaaaagactTTGAATCACAATGAAACAGGACACAACAAACACAAGGCAGCTGCAAGGCTTAAACATCAACAAACCCTAGACAATGACTTCCAGAAAAATATTAGGTTAATATACCTGGATGGATTCTTTGAATttcgtatttttcttttatccttttgtttcttttcagaAAAGATAAAATTATTGTATTCGGATGAACCCATTCAATTCTCTAATTTCCTTTTATCCTTCGttaattttagaaaaaataaaacatttgtAACTAGATGGATTCTTCCAGTTTTGTATCTTCCTTTTATACTTAGTTAATCTCCAGAAAAGATAAAATTGTTGTATCTCTCCAATTGCCTTTAATTTTGTACTATGTTTATCTGTTGTGTAAAAAGTTACGTGATCACCTCCTGTACTAAAAGTATAACCTAGCTAAATGATATTACAAATTTACCACCATACTTCACTTTTTAACGCTTTCAATTCGAATGTATTCCCTCTGTTAATTTGCTTTAGAAATTTCAGTATTGCCTCAGTAAAATTTATCATTGCCCCTCTAGATCACTTTTTAAATTGGTGAGTTTGCTTGACTATATTTATAATGGTCATAAGCAATGTGAAATTTTTCATAGTCTCTTTAGACgaaaaaaagaatgattaacCGTAATTTATCACCAATTGTCtctcttattttataaaataaaaaatgaaccgATTACGGAACAGAACCTAAttaaaaattgaaccaaaaaaacGAAATGGGATTCttctccggatctcttccttctaatccaccaaatcaggGAATTCGtgctattaaaatttgatcgaacgattgcaattattataacttttaaagtgaccCTCTGTTTGTATTAATAGGGAATttaccacacacacaaatgggttaaaaaaaaactcCTATAATACTTTCAACAATGACAaggatattgtagtataaatggttctcgcaaggtcattctccacagggattattaaacaATTCAAAGAAAACcgaattccaattaattattgtaaaacaaAAATTTGAGATGATTGTTTTTTATGACCTAATTtaataaaacgaatttaattaataaaaataaaacaatctgcaatattaaagctgaaagaaaaaagaaacagtttttaaaataccaatttataaaagcactagggttccaccatcacctagcaatcttatgcatttttaccaataacttatgatctacacatgccactttgaaggttaggttttcctaatatatatcctacttggaaccttcaacatagaacgtatatctaacatgtaatccgtccggacgttcggatcaaatatgaacatgagagactcattaagttttatgaaaaccctttgaaaaaccatgcaacccttaagtcgtggtgttcatcttaagtgaaattacaattattaaccacaagaaaccagtgtcaatttcagggaaccttccgacaaaaattgcatcaaattacttttctaaagatcataatgatgatcaggcattaagacaattagatagttttaatcacggtgattaataattcaaagtgtgcatgcaatcaatcataaacaattaaataaaaatcacatattcatgctaaagctcaaggcttcgccctagcataaggaattagttacacatattcataattaaaatcatagaaaatattattaagaataaaaggaatgaaaacaccttaaagtagaaaatctccaagaacccttGCAATTACTCTCTGcctccaaagttgcataaaagaaagcgtagCAAGAAAACTAAGAACAACAAAAGCCTTAAAATCCCCTCTAGCTATCGCACAAACCCTAGTGTTTTTCTCCAATtaggaaactaaataataaaataaaataatttagaaaataGAGTCCTAATTAAGCTAGGAGAATCTGCACAGAAACtgtccagccacgttttagCCTCAAATCTCCTCCAAGTCCAGCCCAAGATAGCTTGTTTTAAATATCAGAACGTTCCAAACACACCTCTAGAAAGCCATGaaaccatccgaggtcatcttgggctccaaaaacacaAGTCAAGCCCAAAACATCACTATTCCAACACTGCACATTGCTCCTTATTTTATTGCCAAAAAATCATCAGGTAGAAAAATCTgatattttgatacgatcaagctaaccgactcacgaacgtcctccaactagaattactccaaaattcgtctgtTTGACCATGTTTTGCTCCACAGGAAGTCAAAAATCCTattttgaaaatacaattcaaagtatcaaaattctcccaaaatattaaccaaaatatactaagaatagggttaaatatataatataaaatctactcatcataaccgttagatcaaaatttaatgacacaaattttctgatttggtggattaggaggaaggagaggatccctttccttccTCTCATTCCATGGAGACAATTTGTCAATCATCAGAAGTCAAATGTTCCAATCTCACCAATCACAGCCAAACTATCTTTTCATTCCTaattgattataatttattttgtatgaactCCATggtattttcttaattttcataataattacataaaaaatgattttaaaatgtcTTCAATGAGATTTGAACTCAAAACTTCAAAGTAAAAAACAACTTGTTGAACTAGACTAAACAACCACTTTTGGTATGCACTATCTTTATTAATATTTATTCAGTCCACTTTCAGGTCACTGTCCGCCAATGACTTCTAAAAAATCTTGTAAAACGTTAAAAATTCTCTAATTTTATTGCATATACATGTGAAATCAACAATTTGCACTGCCTAAAGCAACCACATGTAATTTATCTGTTGAATATAGTCTCACATGTAATTTTCTATAATAAAATGCTCCGATGGCTGGAAAAAGAATTTTTCTCATCGGACAAAATATTCCAGCCGGAAAAAATTCCTTTGACTGGAAAAATATTCAAGAGGAATTTCGGCCGCCAGAAAATTTTGCGATGACCTTCTCCAGCAAATGATGTAGGTGGGCTTGGAACTTTTGCAATCGGgtagaataagattttgaaaGATTGAATATATAGGAGAAATCTGGAGTGTTGAACCTAAAACTTGGATCTTCAAACTAACATTAAAATGAGGCTGCATTTCAGCATTTGGATAACCAATTTGGATTCGACGAATTCCGACGTCGGACGCAAGAAATCTGCAAGAGAATCCACTTTCTagggaaagaaaagaagagaatacCAGTGCATGTAACATGAGATTGGTAAAAGAATGTCTCCTCCAGCAACAGAACTGTTATTACAAATTATGGAGGATACTAGTACCCAACCACAAGTTCAATGTATAGAAAAACTGCTTCTGAATCAGAAAACGAAGACAACTAATCAAAGTTTACTGATTCCACAGCGACCAAATAGCCCGAAAACAAATTATCATCCCAAACTTGACCTTGTGACCTCATATGCCAAGAAGCATGCTGCGTTAGCCGGAATACTTCTAGCCATAGCTGGTCCAAAGCCCTTATAGAGGCCTTTGACTCCCTCTGAGGCAAGAATCTTTTTAAAGGCATCAACTGACCCCGAATACTTGGGATTTTTGAAATCATCTACCTGAAGTACACTCTTGACAACATCAGTTGGGTAGACGGAAGCCCAGAAGGCTGCTCCCCCCAATCCTCCAGCTACAATCAGAGATCCTCTTCCCAACCCGGAAGTGTCCTGGCTTCCAGCAAAGAACTGCTTGAGGGCTTCGTAGACACCAAACATTGCAGCATTTCCAGGTATTTCTCGTGCCATGGTAGGAACCAAGCCCTTGAACAGACCCCTCGCACCACCTTCTGACCTAAGTACCTGCTTGGCCACATCCAACGGCCCTCCATACTTCACTGCGCCACTCACTGAGCCAGCGTCCCCCAATGCACTCTGGGCTTGCAGCCTGTTCTACCATGAAATCCAAACAGAATGTACGTAAGGCTTCTTGTTTCcttattgaaatttgaaatggcAAAGTga
Encoded proteins:
- the LOC103436892 gene encoding mitochondrial carnitine/acylcarnitine carrier-like protein, encoding MGEVVKDLAAGTVGGAAQLVVGHPFDTIKVKLQSQPTPLPGQPPKFSGAFDAVKQTLAAEGAGGLYKGMGAPLATVAAFNAVLFTVRGQMETLLRSQPGAPLTVSQQVICGAGAGVAVSFLACPTELIKCRLQAQSALGDAGSVSGAVKYGGPLDVAKQVLRSEGGARGLFKGLVPTMAREIPGNAAMFGVYEALKQFFAGSQDTSGLGRGSLIVAGGLGGAAFWASVYPTDVVKSVLQVDDFKNPKYSGSVDAFKKILASEGVKGLYKGFGPAMARSIPANAACFLAYEVTRSSLG